The Streptomyces sp. NBC_00597 DNA segment CTTCACAATCGACGCATGGGCGGCTTATGAGCGGCCACGGACGGTCGCCGGACGCTAAGCCGGGAGGAGCGCGTAGCGATCTGACGCGTCTGCCGGCCCACACCTACCCACATGGGCTTCTCGCTGCTGCCGAGTGTGGCTTGAACCGGCCTGGGTTCTGGACGGGCTTCTATGGGACCCGAATGGGAGACATGGTCCTCCCCGCGCCCCCGTCATCGGCCCTGCTCAGTCATTCTGGTGGGTTGGACACGGATGACAGGGGGCCCCGGCCAGCATCTCTGATCGGCAATGGCTTGGAACTGAACCCCCCGGACACTCTCCCGACCCCGCCCCACTCAGACCCCGCCCCCAGGATCCCGCCCGATGTCACCGACGCCGACCAACCCGACCCCCGCCCTCCGGCACCCACCACCGAGCGACCGCAACCCGCAACCCGCAACCCGCCACCAAGACCTACACCGCCGGGTTCTCCCGTACCGCCGCCAGGTCCGCGGACGTCTTCGTCGCGATGAATTCCGTGATGCGGTACGAGCAGACGCCGGCCACGGTGAACGGGTCTTCCGACGCGATCTTCTCGATCTCCGCGCGGGAGACGCCCGCAGCCAGGACGATGCCACCCTCGCGCGGGACCTTGCGGCCCGAGGCGATGAAGACGCCCGAGGCGTAGTAGCCGTCCAGCCAGGCGATGTGGGCGTCCAGCTCCTCTTCGACGGCTTCGATGGGTGCGGTGTAGGTGAGCTCCATGACGAACATGATCGTCAGGCTACTCTCGCACCATCATGACGAGCGCAAAGACCCCCGCCGACGAGGCCGAGGCCCGGGCGATACAAGACGAACTTCGCAGTCAGGTC contains these protein-coding regions:
- a CDS encoding YciI family protein; the protein is MFVMELTYTAPIEAVEEELDAHIAWLDGYYASGVFIASGRKVPREGGIVLAAGVSRAEIEKIASEDPFTVAGVCSYRITEFIATKTSADLAAVRENPAV